One window of Papaver somniferum cultivar HN1 chromosome 9, ASM357369v1, whole genome shotgun sequence genomic DNA carries:
- the LOC113312006 gene encoding uncharacterized protein LOC113312006 — MIRDEKITTIKIGRVYQPSIQPQLVLTTVDHEDDVGEDIEEEIIEDDVLTRANEYEDFNNEEDWRTEVHIFLKEGVLPIDIKLARKTQSTEGRYQLRDGILYKKLFLGPLLRCLSREEGHCILKEIHDGDAGNHSGMRSLADKTKMQEYYWTQIIEDAAKMARRCEECQRFSKKNHAPATKLNSVGSPWTFAKWGVDIVVPLVEGTGKR; from the coding sequence ATGATAAGGGACGAGAAGATTACGACCATCAAGATAGGGAGAGTATACCAACCCTCGATCCAACCACAGCTGGTCCTTACCACGGTAGATCACGAAGATGATGTAGgagaagatattgaagaagaaATCATCGAAGATGATGTCTTAACAAGAGCCAACGAATATGAAGATTTCAATAACGAAGAAGATTGGAGAACCGAAGTTCATATATTCCTCAAAGAAGGAGTGCTTCCCATAGACATCAAGTTAGCAAGAAAAACACAATCGACGGAGGGGAGGTACCAACTTCGTGATGGAATCTTGTACAAGAAATTATTCCTCGGGCCATTACTACGATGCTTATCCAGAGAAGAAGGCCATTGTATCTTGAAGGAAATTCACGATGGAGATGCTGGAAACCATAGTGGAATGAGGTCATTAGCAGACAAAACCAAGATGCAAGAATACTACTGGACACAAATAATAGAGGACGCTGCAAAGATGGccagaagatgcgaagaatgtcagcgtttttcCAAAAAGAACCATGCACCAGCGACAAAGCTAAATTCAGTCGGAAGCCCTTggacatttgcaaaatggggagttGACATCGTCGTACCATTAGTTGAAGGAACAGGAAAAAGGTGA
- the LOC113309567 gene encoding protein SENSITIVE TO PROTON RHIZOTOXICITY 2-like, with protein MISGNTNSSGFKQILYGVADDVLSSSSLQDHTSSSNEDNKCQSNAFLYSFSVLKDKVHQVQTLVNVAVLSQDQGVVQQPVESVSMAIAGIRALLQEIIVNASSMMFTCQQLALTTESYINSSYVAGMGSNDMHQLWRVHKVDDEVVGLPPTQLSDPHPSHVQIGNETGGGGSFFSDEHLEWYGDNYNNYNTTNVHDDITTTSSKKVVVEEMRLLNEVEKKEVRTDGCSPTNYELIELDAADLLAKYTHYCQVCGKGFKRDANLRMHMRAHGEEYKSNAALSNPRKSRNSNSMENNAECYSILVPIRKYSCPQEGCRWNKKHAKFQPLKSMICVKNHYKRSHCPKMYVCNRCNQKQFSVLSDLRTHEKHCGDLKWQCSCGTTFSRKDKLIGHCALFFGHIPAGNTSAKQEKFELHIE; from the coding sequence ATGATTTCTGGGAACACTAATAGTTCAGGTTTTAAGCAAATTTTGTACGGGGTAGCAGATGAtgtattatcatcatcatctctgCAGGATCATACAAGTTCAAGTAATGAAGATAATAAATGTCAATCTAATGCATTTCTTTACAGTTTTTCAGTTCTCAAAGACAAAGTTCATCAAGTGCAAACCTTAGTTAATGTTGCAGTTCTTTCTCAGGATCAAGGAGTAGTTCAACAACCAGTTGAATCTGTATCAATGGCCATAGCTGGAATCAGAGCTTTACTTCAAGAGATAATTGTGAATGCATCTTCGATGATGTTTACTTGTCAACAGTTAGCTTTAACAACTGAAAGCTATATAAATTCTTCTTATGTTGCTGGTATGGGTAGTAATGATATGCATCAATTATGGCGCGTTCATAAGGTGGACGATGAAGTAGTTGGTTTGCCACCAACACAACTCAGTGATCCTCATCCAAGTCATGTTCAAATTGGAAACGAAACTGGTGGAGGCGGCAGTTTTTTTTCTGACGAACATCTAGAGTGGTATGGCGACAACTATAACAATTACAATACCACTAATGTTCATGATGACATTACCACCACCAGCAGCAAGAAGGTAGTCGTTGAAGAGATGAGATTATTGAATGAAGTTGAAAAGAAAGAGGTGAGAACTGATGGGTGTTCTCCAACAAATTACGAATTAATCGAATTGGATGCAGCGGATTTGTTGGCCAAGTACACACACTATTGTCAAGTTTGTGGAAAAGGGTTTAAAAGAGATGCGAATTTACGGATGCATATGAGAGCTCATGGAGAAGAATACAAGTCTAACGCAGCTCTAAGCAATCCAAGGAAGAGTAGAAATTCTAACTCGATGGAAAATAATGCAGAATGCTACTCCATATTGGTTCCAATAAGAAAATATTCATGTCCACAAGAAGGATGTAGATGGAACAAAAAACACGCCAAGTTTCAGCCGCTGAAGTCTATGATATGTGTAAAAAATCATTATAAGAGGAGCCATTGTCCAAAGATGTACGTGTGTAATCGATGTAATCAGAAGCAATTTTCGGTGCTTTCGGATTTAAGGACTCATGAGAAGCATTGTGGTGATCTTAAATGGCAGTGCTCTTGTGGAACTACTTTCTCTAGGAAAGATAAACTAATAGGTCATTGCGCTTTATTCTTTGGACATATTCCAGCAGGAAATACTTCCGCAAAGCAGGAAAAGTTTGAGCTTCATATTGAATAG